A region of Osmerus eperlanus chromosome 9, fOsmEpe2.1, whole genome shotgun sequence DNA encodes the following proteins:
- the fuca2 gene encoding plasma alpha-L-fucosidase — protein sequence MALSNLAAVALLSVVGLCRCDYKPTWESIDSRPLPEWYDQAKFGIFIHWGVFSVPSFGSEWFWYYLQKQKLQPYVDFMKNNYPPDFQYQDFAPQFTAEFFDPKEWTDIFASSGAKYIVLTTKHHEGFTLWGSKYSWNWNAMDVGPKRDLVGDMAVALRANSDLRLGLYHSLFEWFNPLWQQDAANVFSTNVFPTSKTLPELYEIVTKYKPELLWSDGDGNAPDKYWNSTGFLAWLYNESPVKETVVTNDRWGYGSICKHGGYYTCADRYQPGHLLKHKWENCMTIDSKSWGYRRNAPLQDYLKIEQLVQTLVETVSCGGNLLMNVGPTHDGRIAPIYEERLRQMGQWLKVNGEAIYNTSAWRAQKDNTTAGVWYTSKPQEKAIYAIFFEWPVDGKLFLQEPVVTGQTEVVLLGQKPLKWEPSKPSGMTVFLPQLSYSEMPCQWAWTLRLTAAM from the exons ATGGCGCTCTCTAATCTTGCTGCGGTCGCCTTGCTGTCGGTGGTTGGCCTGTGTAGATGCGACTACAAACCTACCTGGGAATCAATCGACTCTCGACCATTACCAGAATGGTATGACCAGGCGAAGTTCGGAATCTTCATACACTGGGGTGTATTTTCGGTTCCCAGCTTCGGTAGTGAGTGGTTCTG GTATTATTTACAGAAACAGAAACTGCAGCCTTATGTAGACTTCATGAAGAACAATTATCCTCCAGACTTCCAGTACCAAGACTTTGCCCCCCAGTTCACCGCCGAGTTCTTCGATCCCAAAGAGTGGACTGATATATTTGCCTCTTCAGGGGCCAAATACATTGTCCTCACCACTAAACACCACGAAG GTTTCACACTATGGGGCTCCAAGTACTCGTGGAACTGGAATGCCATGGACGTGGGCCCCAAGCGGGACTTGGTGGGGGACATGGCAGTTGCTCTCCGGGCCAACAGTGACCTGCGCCTGGGGCTGTACCACTCTTTGTTTGAGTGGTTCAACCCACTGTGGCAGCAGGATGCCGCTAACGTGTTCTCCACAAATGTCTTCCCCACTTCCAAAACCCTGCCTGAGCTCTATGAGATAGTGACCAAGTACAAGCCTGAGTTGCTATGGTCTGATGGGGACGGAAACGCACCTGATAAGTACTGGAACAGCACTGGGTTCCTCGCCTGGCTGTACAACGAAAG CCCAGTGAAGGAGACGGTGGTGACCAACGACCGCTGGGGCTACGGCTCCATCTGCAAGCACGGCGGCTACTACACCTGCGCTGACCGCTACCAGCCGGGCCACCTACTCAAACACAAGTGGGAGAACTGCATGACCATAGACAGCAAGTCCTGGGGCTACAGGCGAAACGCCCCTCTCCAAGATTACCTCAAGATTGAGCAACTTGTGCAA acccTGGTGGAGACTGTTTCATGTGGAGGGAACCTGCTGATGAACGTGGGACCCACTCACGACGGTAGGATTGCCCCGATCTATGAGGAGCGGCTCCGGCAGATGGGCCAGTGGCTGAAGGTCAACGGGGAGGCCATTTACAACACCTCAGCTTGGAGGGCCCAGAAGGACAACACTACTGCCGGAGTTTG gtACACAAGTAAACCACAGGAGAAGGCCATCTATGCCATATTTTTCGAGTGGCCCGTTGATGGAAAGTTGTTTCTGCAAGAGCCTGTTGTGACAGGGCAGACTGag GTGGTGCTTCTTGGTCAAAAGCCATTAAAATGGGAGCCTTCAAAGCCTAGTGGGATGACTGTGTTCCTGCCCCAGCTGTCCTACAGTGAGATGCCATGCCAGTGGGCCTGGACACTGAGACTGACAGCTGCCatgtag